In Streptomyces sclerotialus, one genomic interval encodes:
- a CDS encoding MFS transporter translates to MTTAEPRDSDVAAPETTTPAPAPATGGPADGRGDGPAEGSGGGRGDGPAERGEGGVLGRTYRALTLGIISVVSLIAFEASAVNTAMPVAARALDGIELYAFAFSAYFTASLFAMALSGAWCDRNGPLVPLFSGIFVFGGGLVLAGAAPTMWLFVAGRAVQGLGGGLVIVALYVVVGRAYPERLRPAVLASFSAAWVLPVIVGPVVSGTVTEHVGWRWVFLSIPVLVLLPLAVMLPALRKLPRTEEGAAPLDRRRILLALAVAAGAGLLQYAGQDLRPLALLPAAAGLALLVPAVLRLLPKGTFRAARGLPSVVLIRGLAAGALLAAESFVPLMLVTQRGLSPTLAGLSLTGGGLTWALGSYTQSRPRLERYRERLMCVGMLLMALAVALVPLALVEAVPAAVVAGAWIIAGFGMGLTISSGSVLLLKLSRPEDAGRNSASLQVSDALGNIVFVGLSGILFVAFGGGAVTTAHPGAHAGASTAAHPAAFAVVFAAMSLVALAGAYVATRLRPAPEAGPATGPAPGPAV, encoded by the coding sequence ATGACCACCGCCGAACCGCGCGACAGTGACGTCGCCGCCCCCGAGACCACCACACCCGCACCCGCACCCGCCACCGGCGGCCCCGCAGACGGACGGGGGGACGGTCCGGCGGAAGGCAGTGGAGGCGGACGGGGGGACGGTCCGGCGGAACGCGGCGAAGGCGGCGTGCTGGGCCGTACGTACCGTGCCCTCACACTCGGCATCATCTCCGTCGTCTCGCTGATCGCCTTCGAGGCGAGCGCGGTGAACACGGCGATGCCGGTGGCCGCGCGGGCGCTGGACGGGATCGAGCTGTACGCGTTCGCGTTCTCCGCCTACTTCACGGCGAGTCTGTTCGCGATGGCGCTGTCGGGCGCGTGGTGCGACCGGAACGGGCCGCTCGTGCCGCTGTTCAGCGGGATCTTCGTCTTCGGCGGCGGGCTCGTCCTGGCGGGGGCCGCGCCCACGATGTGGCTGTTCGTGGCGGGGCGCGCGGTGCAGGGGCTGGGCGGCGGGCTGGTGATCGTCGCGTTGTACGTGGTGGTGGGGCGTGCGTATCCGGAGCGGTTGCGGCCCGCGGTGCTGGCGTCGTTCTCGGCGGCCTGGGTGCTGCCGGTGATCGTCGGCCCGGTCGTGTCGGGCACGGTCACCGAGCACGTGGGATGGCGCTGGGTCTTCCTCTCGATACCGGTGCTGGTGCTGCTGCCGCTCGCCGTGATGCTGCCGGCGCTGCGCAAGCTGCCCCGTACCGAGGAGGGCGCGGCGCCGCTGGACCGCCGCCGCATCCTGCTCGCGCTCGCCGTGGCCGCCGGTGCCGGGCTGCTCCAGTACGCGGGACAGGACCTGCGCCCGCTCGCGCTGCTGCCCGCCGCCGCGGGGCTGGCGCTGCTCGTGCCCGCGGTACTGCGGCTGCTGCCGAAGGGGACCTTCAGGGCGGCGCGCGGGCTGCCCTCCGTCGTCCTCATCCGCGGGCTCGCGGCCGGCGCGCTGCTCGCCGCGGAGAGCTTCGTGCCGCTGATGCTGGTGACCCAGCGGGGGCTGAGCCCGACGCTGGCGGGGCTCTCGCTCACCGGCGGCGGGCTCACGTGGGCGCTCGGCTCGTACACGCAGAGCCGTCCGCGGCTGGAGCGGTACCGCGAGCGGCTGATGTGCGTCGGGATGCTGCTGATGGCCCTGGCCGTCGCCCTGGTGCCGCTGGCGCTCGTCGAGGCCGTGCCGGCGGCCGTCGTGGCGGGTGCCTGGATCATCGCCGGGTTCGGGATGGGGCTGACGATCTCCAGTGGGAGTGTGCTGCTGCTCAAGCTCTCGCGGCCGGAGGACGCGGGGCGGAACTCCGCCTCGCTCCAGGTGTCCGACGCGCTGGGCAACATCGTCTTCGTCGGCCTGAGCGGCATCCTCTTCGTCGCCTTCGGCGGCGGCGCGGTCACCACGGCCCACCCCGGCGCGCACGCCGGTGCTTCCACCGCCGCGCACCCGGCCGCCTTCGCCGTCGTCTTCGCCGCGATGTCCCTGGTCGCACTGGCGGGCGCGTACGTGGCGACCCGGCTGCGGCCCGCGCCGGAGGCCGGACCGGCGACCGGACCGGCACCCGGCCCCGCGGTGTGA
- a CDS encoding alpha/beta fold hydrolase has translation MPHYRSYDGTELHYRLLGPPDSGLPPLVCLAGGPARDATYLGDLGGLDADRRLIVPDSRGTGGSPPAEDPAAYAFPRLAEDLEALRTHLGLERFALLAHSAAAATAQAYAAAYPDRLSRLVLVCPGSRLQGELPDDAREIFESRAHEDWWPDASVAVQRLAETGDMDEVRGLLLRAAPLAYGRWDEPQRAHAAAEGGQLNPVPRAGFWQAVEDRTREALLAALRNVTCPVLVVTGDRDALSGMRAGELVAASFPNARLRPLHLVGHYPWVDEPDQFRPLVEEFLRTGD, from the coding sequence ATGCCCCACTACCGCTCGTACGACGGCACCGAACTGCACTACCGCCTCCTCGGCCCGCCGGACTCCGGGCTCCCGCCCCTGGTCTGCCTGGCCGGCGGCCCCGCCCGGGACGCCACGTACCTGGGCGACCTGGGCGGCCTCGACGCGGACCGCCGGCTGATCGTCCCGGACAGCCGCGGCACCGGCGGCTCCCCGCCCGCCGAGGACCCCGCCGCGTACGCCTTCCCCCGCCTCGCCGAGGACCTGGAGGCGCTCCGCACCCACCTCGGCCTGGAACGCTTCGCTCTCCTCGCACACAGTGCCGCCGCAGCCACCGCCCAGGCGTACGCGGCCGCCTACCCGGACCGGCTGAGCCGCCTGGTCCTGGTCTGCCCCGGCTCCCGCCTCCAGGGCGAACTCCCCGACGACGCCCGCGAGATCTTCGAGTCCCGCGCCCACGAGGACTGGTGGCCGGACGCCTCCGTCGCCGTCCAGCGCCTCGCCGAGACCGGCGACATGGACGAGGTACGCGGCCTGCTCCTCCGTGCGGCGCCCCTGGCGTACGGCCGCTGGGACGAGCCCCAGCGCGCCCACGCCGCGGCCGAGGGCGGCCAGCTCAACCCCGTTCCCCGCGCCGGCTTCTGGCAGGCCGTCGAGGACCGCACCCGTGAAGCGCTCCTGGCCGCGCTCCGGAACGTCACCTGCCCGGTCCTGGTCGTCACCGGCGACCGCGACGCCCTCTCCGGCATGCGCGCCGGCGAGCTGGTCGCCGCCTCCTTCCCCAACGCCCGGCTCCGCCCCCTCCACCTGGTCGGCCACTACCCCTGGGTCGACGAGCCGGATCAGTTCCGTCCCCTGGTGGAGGAGTTCCTGCGGACGGGCGACTGA
- a CDS encoding XRE family transcriptional regulator, giving the protein MSAGGWTHAGLAGEVGRDPKPVERWVDLGRTPRRVTALRAAETLGEDVHALRPALRQARSARAVSPELVALYEQRADVPVSAFIDLLMQARERIDILVYAAIFLHETHPRLSDLLKERAGEGCAVRIALGDADSEHIRQRGEEEKFGHGIESRCRLALMHYRPLAAEAGIEVRTHRTTLHNSIYRADDEVLVNAHVRGVNAYAAPVWHPRRSDGGRMFRTYAESFEAVWETARPVRE; this is encoded by the coding sequence ATGTCGGCCGGTGGCTGGACGCACGCCGGCCTTGCTGGGGAAGTCGGAAGAGATCCCAAGCCGGTTGAGCGCTGGGTCGATCTCGGCCGGACACCCCGGCGCGTGACAGCTCTGCGCGCCGCCGAGACGCTAGGGGAAGATGTGCACGCACTCCGGCCTGCCCTGCGGCAAGCGCGGTCTGCGCGGGCCGTCAGCCCTGAGCTGGTGGCCCTTTATGAGCAGCGGGCCGACGTACCGGTGTCGGCGTTCATCGATCTCCTCATGCAGGCACGGGAACGCATCGACATCCTGGTGTATGCGGCGATCTTCCTGCACGAAACGCATCCGCGCCTCAGTGACCTCCTCAAAGAACGGGCCGGCGAAGGGTGTGCGGTGCGCATCGCGCTGGGTGACGCAGACAGTGAGCACATCCGGCAACGGGGTGAGGAAGAGAAGTTCGGGCACGGCATCGAGTCGCGGTGCCGGCTGGCTCTCATGCACTACCGCCCGCTGGCCGCAGAGGCCGGAATCGAGGTCCGCACCCATCGGACGACTCTCCACAACAGCATCTATCGGGCGGACGACGAGGTGCTCGTCAATGCGCATGTGCGGGGAGTCAATGCTTACGCGGCTCCTGTCTGGCATCCGCGTCGGTCCGACGGCGGCCGGATGTTCCGGACGTACGCCGAGAGCTTCGAGGCTGTGTGGGAGACCGCGCGGCCGGTCAGGGAGTGA
- a CDS encoding FAD binding domain-containing protein: MTTHAPQASHSVTLPASLDEAVAALAAMPAAVPVAGGTDLMAAVNSGLLRPAALVGLNRISEIRGWQYQDGHALLGAGLTLARMGRPDFAALIPGLAAAARAAGPPQIRNAGTLGGNIVTAAPTGDTLPVLAALEATVIIAGPGGARREVPVSHLLAGMEMLRPGEIVGFVRVPLLHAPQTFLKATGRTGPGRAAASVALVLDPARRGVRCAVGAVAMMPLRPLEAEQWVASLIDWDNDRGLAPEALTAFGDYVAAACIPDPAPPEDGTEAAPLPPAALHLRRTVAALARRALGRALS; this comes from the coding sequence TTGACCACGCACGCACCGCAGGCGTCGCATTCCGTGACGTTGCCGGCCTCGCTCGACGAGGCCGTGGCGGCGCTGGCCGCCATGCCCGCCGCCGTGCCGGTGGCCGGTGGCACCGATCTGATGGCCGCCGTCAACTCCGGGCTGCTGCGCCCGGCGGCACTGGTCGGCCTGAACCGGATCAGTGAGATCCGCGGCTGGCAGTACCAGGACGGCCATGCGCTGCTCGGTGCGGGGCTCACCCTCGCCCGTATGGGGCGCCCCGACTTCGCGGCCCTGATCCCCGGCCTCGCCGCGGCGGCCCGGGCCGCCGGACCGCCGCAGATCCGCAACGCCGGGACGCTCGGCGGCAACATCGTCACGGCCGCGCCGACCGGCGACACCCTCCCGGTCCTCGCCGCCCTCGAAGCCACCGTGATCATCGCGGGCCCCGGCGGTGCCCGCCGTGAGGTCCCGGTCAGCCATCTGCTCGCCGGCATGGAGATGCTGCGCCCCGGTGAGATCGTCGGCTTCGTGCGCGTACCGCTGCTGCACGCGCCCCAGACCTTCCTCAAGGCCACCGGGCGGACGGGCCCGGGGCGCGCGGCCGCATCCGTCGCGCTGGTCCTCGATCCCGCACGCCGGGGCGTGCGCTGTGCGGTCGGCGCGGTCGCGATGATGCCGCTGCGCCCGCTGGAGGCCGAGCAGTGGGTGGCCTCCCTCATCGACTGGGACAACGACCGCGGCCTGGCCCCCGAAGCGCTGACCGCCTTCGGTGACTACGTGGCCGCCGCGTGCATCCCGGACCCCGCACCCCCGGAGGACGGTACGGAAGCGGCCCCCCTGCCACCCGCCGCCCTGCACCTGCGCCGTACGGTGGCAGCACTGGCGCGCCGAGCACTTGGGAGGGCGCTCTCGTGA
- a CDS encoding xanthine dehydrogenase family protein molybdopterin-binding subunit, with the protein MTGTNEGAGSVTVTAAPGSAPAAEAEPLPHGLGVSLPSADAPAKTQGTFPYAADLWAEGLLWAAILRSPHPRARILSIDTGQAAEMPGVRAVVTHEDVPGDAGHGRGTPDRPVFAKDEVRHHGEPIAAIAADHPDTARLAAAAIAVEYEVLEPVTDPQLAFEAEPLHPDGNLVRHIPLRFGDAEATGEVVVEGLYRIGRQDPAPIGAEAGLAVPRPDGGVEIYTAATDPHTDRDLAAACFGLPQDKVKVVVTGVPGATADREDPGIQLPLGLLALRTGCPVKLAATREESFLSHAHRHPTILRYRHHADADGKLVKVEAQILMDAGAYADTSADALAAAVSFACGPYVVPHAFVEGWAVRTNNPPAGHLRGEGAMQVCAAYEGQMDKLAAKLGLDPAELRLRNVMATGDILPTSQTVTCPAPVAELLQAVKDAPLPDLPKDAPQEEWLLPGGPEGAGEPSAVRRGVGYGIGMVHMLGAEGADEVSTATVKVNGSVATVICAAVETGSGFSTLARQIVQETLGVEEVHVAAVDTDQPSAGAACHSRHTWVSGGAVERAAKMVRTQLLQPLAHKFGMSTELLQISDGKITSYDGVLSTTVAEALDGKELWATAQCRPHPTEPLDETGQGDAFVGLAFCAIRCVADVDIELGTIRVVEMSVAQDVGRVLNPAQLRARIEAGVTQGLGAALMENLRTTRGLVRHPDLTGYPLPTSLDAPDIRIVKLIEERDVVAPFGAKPVSAAPVVAAPAAVASAVRAATGRPIGRLPIRPQAAALTPLS; encoded by the coding sequence ATGACCGGTACGAACGAGGGCGCCGGCTCCGTCACCGTCACGGCCGCCCCCGGCAGCGCCCCGGCCGCCGAGGCCGAGCCGCTGCCGCACGGCCTGGGCGTCTCGCTGCCGTCCGCCGACGCCCCCGCCAAGACCCAGGGCACCTTCCCGTACGCGGCCGACCTGTGGGCCGAGGGACTGCTCTGGGCCGCCATCCTGCGCTCCCCGCACCCCCGCGCCCGCATCCTGTCGATCGACACCGGACAGGCCGCCGAGATGCCGGGCGTACGGGCCGTCGTGACGCACGAGGACGTGCCCGGGGACGCCGGGCACGGCCGCGGCACGCCCGACCGGCCGGTCTTCGCCAAGGACGAGGTGCGCCACCACGGCGAGCCGATCGCCGCGATCGCCGCCGACCACCCCGACACCGCCCGGCTCGCGGCCGCCGCGATCGCCGTCGAGTACGAGGTGCTGGAGCCGGTCACCGACCCGCAACTCGCCTTCGAGGCGGAGCCGTTGCACCCGGACGGCAACCTCGTGCGGCACATCCCGCTGCGCTTCGGGGACGCGGAGGCGACCGGTGAGGTCGTCGTCGAGGGGCTGTACCGCATCGGCCGCCAGGACCCGGCGCCCATCGGTGCCGAGGCCGGGCTCGCCGTGCCCCGCCCCGACGGCGGCGTGGAGATCTACACCGCCGCCACCGACCCGCACACCGACCGTGACCTCGCCGCCGCCTGCTTCGGGCTGCCGCAGGACAAGGTCAAGGTCGTGGTGACCGGGGTACCCGGTGCGACGGCCGACCGCGAGGATCCGGGCATTCAGCTCCCGCTGGGCCTGCTGGCCCTCCGTACCGGCTGCCCGGTCAAGCTGGCCGCGACCCGCGAGGAGTCCTTCCTCTCGCACGCCCACCGGCACCCGACCATCCTCCGGTACCGCCACCACGCCGACGCCGACGGCAAGTTGGTGAAGGTCGAGGCGCAGATCCTGATGGACGCGGGCGCGTACGCCGACACCTCGGCCGACGCGCTGGCTGCGGCCGTCTCCTTCGCGTGCGGCCCCTACGTCGTCCCGCACGCCTTCGTGGAGGGCTGGGCCGTACGGACGAACAACCCGCCCGCCGGGCACCTGCGCGGCGAGGGCGCGATGCAGGTCTGCGCCGCGTACGAGGGCCAGATGGACAAGCTGGCGGCGAAGCTGGGCCTGGACCCGGCCGAGCTCCGGCTGCGCAACGTCATGGCCACCGGCGACATCCTGCCCACGTCCCAGACCGTGACCTGCCCCGCGCCGGTCGCCGAACTGCTCCAGGCGGTGAAGGACGCCCCCCTGCCCGACCTGCCGAAGGACGCGCCGCAGGAGGAGTGGTTGCTGCCCGGCGGGCCGGAGGGCGCGGGCGAGCCGTCCGCCGTCCGCCGCGGAGTCGGGTACGGCATCGGCATGGTCCACATGCTCGGCGCGGAGGGCGCGGACGAGGTCTCCACGGCCACGGTCAAGGTCAACGGCTCGGTGGCGACGGTCATCTGCGCGGCGGTGGAGACCGGTTCGGGTTTCTCCACCCTCGCCCGGCAGATCGTCCAGGAGACCCTGGGCGTCGAAGAGGTGCACGTCGCGGCGGTCGACACCGACCAGCCGTCGGCCGGCGCCGCCTGCCACAGCCGCCACACCTGGGTCTCGGGCGGCGCGGTCGAGCGCGCCGCCAAGATGGTCCGCACCCAGCTGCTCCAGCCGCTGGCGCACAAGTTCGGCATGTCCACCGAACTGCTCCAGATCTCCGACGGGAAGATCACCTCGTACGACGGCGTGCTCAGCACCACCGTCGCCGAGGCCCTGGACGGCAAGGAGCTGTGGGCCACGGCGCAGTGCCGCCCGCACCCCACCGAACCGCTCGACGAGACGGGCCAGGGCGACGCCTTCGTGGGCCTCGCCTTCTGCGCGATCCGCTGCGTGGCGGACGTCGACATCGAGCTCGGCACGATCCGCGTCGTCGAGATGTCCGTCGCCCAGGACGTCGGCCGGGTACTGAACCCCGCCCAGCTCCGCGCGCGCATCGAGGCGGGCGTCACGCAGGGCCTGGGGGCCGCCCTGATGGAGAACCTCCGCACCACCCGCGGCCTGGTCCGCCACCCCGACCTGACCGGCTACCCGCTCCCCACGTCCCTCGACGCCCCTGACATCCGCATCGTCAAGCTCATCGAGGAACGCGACGTGGTGGCCCCCTTCGGTGCCAAGCCGGTATCGGCGGCCCCCGTCGTCGCGGCCCCGGCCGCGGTGGCCTCCGCCGTCCGCGCGGCCACCGGCCGGCCCATAGGCCGCCTCCCCATCCGCCCCCAGGCCGCGGCCCTCACCCCGCTCAGCTGA
- a CDS encoding IclR family transcriptional regulator — MTAETSQTLDRGLRVLKLLADTDHGLTVTELSHKLGVNRTVVYRLLATLEQHALVRRDIGGRARVGLGVLRLGRQVHPLVREAALPALRSLAEDLGATAHLTLVDGTEALAVAVVEPTWTDYHVAYRAGFRHPLDRGAAGRAILQARQGRTEGDGLALTHGELEAGASGAAAPLLGVSGIEGSVGVVLLADTVPERVGARVVAAAKEVAEALR, encoded by the coding sequence GTGACCGCGGAGACCTCCCAGACGCTCGACCGAGGACTGCGCGTCCTCAAGCTGCTCGCCGACACCGACCACGGCCTCACCGTCACCGAGCTCTCCCACAAGCTCGGCGTCAACCGGACCGTCGTCTACCGTCTGCTGGCCACCCTGGAACAGCACGCGCTGGTCCGCCGCGACATCGGCGGCCGCGCCAGGGTGGGCCTGGGCGTCCTGCGCCTGGGCCGCCAGGTGCACCCCCTCGTCCGCGAGGCCGCGCTGCCCGCGCTGCGCTCGCTGGCCGAGGACCTCGGCGCCACCGCCCACCTCACGCTCGTCGACGGCACGGAGGCGCTGGCCGTCGCCGTCGTCGAACCGACCTGGACCGACTACCACGTCGCCTACCGGGCCGGGTTCCGGCACCCGCTGGACCGCGGTGCAGCGGGCCGCGCCATCCTCCAGGCCCGGCAGGGCCGTACGGAAGGGGACGGGCTCGCGCTGACCCACGGTGAGCTGGAGGCCGGGGCGAGCGGGGCGGCGGCGCCGCTGCTCGGGGTGAGCGGCATCGAGGGCAGCGTGGGCGTGGTGCTGCTCGCCGACACCGTGCCGGAGCGGGTCGGCGCCCGTGTGGTCGCGGCGGCCAAGGAAGTGGCGGAGGCGCTGCGGTAG
- a CDS encoding DEAD/DEAH box helicase — protein MNNQHLSPAFPGRAPWGTANKLRAWQQGAMDKYIETQPRDFLAVATPGAGKTTFALTLASWLLHHHVVQQVTVVAPTEHLKKQWAEAAARLGIKLDPEYSAGPLGREYHGVAVTYAGVGVRPMLHRNRVEQRKTLVILDEIHHAGDSRSWGEACQEAFEPATRRLALTGTPFRSDTNPIPFVTYEEGNDGIRRSSADYTYGYGNALADGVVRPVIFMSYSGNMRWRTKAGDEIAARLGEPMTKDAVSQAWRTALDPRGEWMPNVLRAADQRLTEVRKSIPDAGALVIASDQEQARAYAKLIREITGHKATLVLSDDTGASQRIDDFSKSDDRWMVAVRMVSEGVDVPRLAVGVYATTISTPLFFAQAVGRFVRSRRRGETASVFLPTVPMLLGFANEMEVERDHVLDKPKKDSEEDPYAESEKEMDEANKQQDEDTGEQEQFSFEALESDAVFDRVLYNSAEFGMQAHAGSEEEQDYLGIPGLLEPDQVQMLLQKRQARQIAHSKKRPAEEADLLELPAERRPVVTHKELLELRKQLNTLVSAYVHQSGKPHGVIHNELRRVCGGPPSAEATAGQIRERIKKVQEWATRMR, from the coding sequence ATGAACAACCAGCACCTGTCCCCGGCCTTCCCGGGACGGGCCCCCTGGGGTACCGCGAACAAGCTGCGCGCCTGGCAGCAGGGCGCGATGGACAAGTACATCGAGACCCAGCCGCGGGACTTCCTCGCGGTCGCGACCCCGGGCGCGGGCAAGACCACCTTCGCGCTCACCCTCGCCTCGTGGCTGCTGCACCACCACGTCGTGCAGCAGGTGACCGTGGTGGCGCCCACCGAGCACCTGAAGAAGCAGTGGGCGGAGGCGGCCGCCCGGCTGGGCATCAAGCTGGACCCGGAGTACAGCGCCGGGCCGCTGGGCCGCGAGTACCACGGTGTCGCCGTGACGTACGCGGGCGTCGGCGTCCGGCCGATGCTGCACCGCAACCGCGTCGAGCAGCGCAAGACCCTCGTGATTCTCGATGAGATCCACCATGCCGGTGACTCCCGGTCGTGGGGCGAGGCGTGCCAGGAGGCGTTCGAGCCGGCGACGCGGCGGCTCGCGCTGACCGGTACGCCCTTCCGGTCGGACACCAATCCGATCCCCTTCGTGACGTACGAGGAGGGGAACGACGGCATCCGGCGCAGCTCGGCGGATTACACGTACGGCTACGGGAACGCGCTGGCCGACGGCGTCGTCCGCCCCGTCATCTTCATGTCCTACAGCGGCAACATGCGCTGGCGGACCAAGGCCGGTGACGAGATCGCGGCGCGGCTGGGCGAGCCGATGACCAAGGACGCGGTCTCGCAGGCCTGGCGCACCGCGCTGGACCCGCGCGGCGAGTGGATGCCGAACGTGCTGCGCGCCGCCGACCAGCGGCTGACGGAGGTCCGGAAGTCGATCCCGGACGCGGGCGCGCTGGTGATCGCGTCCGATCAGGAGCAGGCGCGGGCGTACGCGAAGCTGATCCGGGAGATAACGGGGCACAAGGCGACGCTGGTCCTCTCCGACGACACCGGCGCCTCGCAGCGCATCGACGACTTCTCGAAGTCCGACGACCGGTGGATGGTCGCGGTCCGGATGGTGTCGGAGGGCGTCGACGTGCCGCGCCTCGCGGTCGGCGTGTACGCCACGACGATCTCCACGCCGCTGTTCTTCGCGCAGGCGGTCGGCCGTTTCGTGCGGTCGCGGCGGCGCGGCGAGACGGCCTCGGTCTTCCTGCCGACCGTGCCCATGCTGCTCGGCTTCGCGAACGAGATGGAGGTCGAGCGCGACCACGTGCTCGACAAGCCGAAGAAGGACAGCGAGGAAGACCCGTACGCCGAGTCCGAGAAGGAGATGGACGAGGCGAACAAGCAGCAGGACGAGGACACCGGCGAGCAGGAGCAGTTCTCGTTCGAGGCGCTGGAGTCCGACGCGGTCTTCGACCGGGTGCTGTACAACAGCGCCGAGTTCGGCATGCAGGCGCACGCGGGGAGCGAGGAGGAGCAGGACTACCTCGGTATCCCCGGGCTGCTGGAGCCGGACCAGGTGCAGATGCTGCTGCAGAAGCGGCAGGCGCGGCAGATCGCGCACAGCAAGAAGCGGCCCGCCGAGGAGGCGGACCTGCTGGAGCTGCCTGCCGAGCGCCGCCCCGTGGTCACGCACAAGGAGCTGCTGGAGCTGCGCAAGCAGCTGAACACGCTGGTCAGCGCGTACGTCCACCAGAGCGGCAAGCCGCACGGCGTGATCCACAACGAGCTGCGCCGGGTGTGCGGCGGCCCGCCGAGCGCGGAGGCCACCGCAGGGCAGATCCGGGAGCGGATCAAGAAGGTCCAGGAGTGGGCCACACGGATGCGCTGA